In Saccopteryx leptura isolate mSacLep1 chromosome 12, mSacLep1_pri_phased_curated, whole genome shotgun sequence, a genomic segment contains:
- the CCM2 gene encoding cerebral cavernous malformations 2 protein isoform X1, with protein sequence MEEEGKKGKKPGIVSPFKRVFLKGEKSRDKKAHEKVTERRPLHTVVLSLPERVEPDRLLSDYIEKEVKYLGQLTSIPGYLNPSSRTEILHFIDNAKRAHQLPGHLTQEHDAVISLSAYNVKLAWRDGEDTILRVPIHDIAAVSYVRDDSSHLVVLKTAQDPGISPSQSLCAESSRGLATGSLSESGVGPVEACCLVILATESKVAAEELCSLLGQVFQIVYTESTIDFLDRAIFDGASTPTHHLSLHSDDSSTKVDMKEPYETDASTFPFPECVPTVPHAKTVSESELSATAAELLQDYMLTLRTKLSSQEIQQFAALLHEYRDGALVHEFCINLRQLYGDSRKFLLLGLRPFIPEKDSQHFENFLETIGVKDGRGIITDSFGRYRRAMSSTSTSTSNGNRAAGSSDDQSVPSEGDEWDRMISDISNDIEALGCSMDQDSA encoded by the exons CCTGGAATCGTGTCGCCGTTCAAGCGCGTCTTCCTCAaaggggagaagagcagagacaAGAAAGCCCACGAGAAGGTGACAGAGCGGCGGCCCCTGCACACGGTGGTGCTGTCCCTGCCGGAGCGCGTGGAGCCCGACAGGCTGCTGAGCGACTACATTGAGAAGGAGGTGAAG tACTTAGGTCAGTTAACGTCCATTCCAGGGTACCTGAACCCGTCCAGTAGGACTGAGATCCTGCACTTCATAGACAATGCAAAG AGAGCCCACCAACTCCCCGGACACCTGACCCAGGAGCACGACGCGGTCATCAGCCTGTCTGCCTACAACGTCAAGCTGGCCTGGAGGGACGGGGAGGACACCATCCTCAGGGTCCCGATCCACGACATCGCCGCTGTGTCCTATGTGCGGGATGACTCCTCGCACCTGGTGGTCCTGAAGACAG CCCAGGACCCCGGCATCTCCCCCAGCCAGAGTCTGTGTGCAGAAAGTTCCAGAGGCCTCGCTACAGGCTCTCTGTCCGAGAGTGGAGTGGGACCAGTGGAGGCGTGCTGCCTGGTGATCCTGGCCACAGAGAGCAAG GTGGCCGCGGAGGAGCTGTGCTCCCTGCTGGGGCAGGTCTTCCAGATCGTGTACACAGAGTCCACCATCGACTTTCTGGACAGAGCCATATTTGATGGGGCCTCGACACCCACCCACCACCTATCCCTCCACAGTG ACGACTCTTCCACCAAGGTGGACATGAAGGAGCCGTACGAGACGGACGCCAGCACCTT CCCCTTCCCCGAGTGTGTGCCCACGGTGCCCCATGCCAAGACGGTCAGCGAGAGCGAGCTGAGCGCCACGGCTGCGGAGCTGCTGCAGGACTACATGCTCACG CTGCGCACCAAGCTGTCCTCGCAGGAGATCCAGCAGTTTGCGGCGCTGCTGCACGAGTACCGTGACGGGGCCTTGGTGCACGAGTTCTGCATCAACCTGCGGCAGCTCTATGGGGACAGCCGCAAGTTTCTGCTGCTGG GTCTGCGGCCCTTCATCCCCGAGAAGGACAGCCAGCACTTTGAGAACTTCCTTGAGACCATCGGGGTGAAGGACGGCCGTGGCATCATCACGGACAGCTTTGGCCGGTACCGGCGGGCAATGagctccacctccacctccacctccaacGGGAACAGGGCGGCGGGCAGCTCCGACGACCAGTCCGTGCCCTCCGAGGGGGACGAGTGGGACCGCATGATCTCAGACATCAGCAACGACATTGAGGCGCTGGGCTGCAGCATGGACCAGGACTCGGCCTGA
- the CCM2 gene encoding cerebral cavernous malformations 2 protein isoform X2: MESEPGIVSPFKRVFLKGEKSRDKKAHEKVTERRPLHTVVLSLPERVEPDRLLSDYIEKEVKYLGQLTSIPGYLNPSSRTEILHFIDNAKRAHQLPGHLTQEHDAVISLSAYNVKLAWRDGEDTILRVPIHDIAAVSYVRDDSSHLVVLKTAQDPGISPSQSLCAESSRGLATGSLSESGVGPVEACCLVILATESKVAAEELCSLLGQVFQIVYTESTIDFLDRAIFDGASTPTHHLSLHSDDSSTKVDMKEPYETDASTFPFPECVPTVPHAKTVSESELSATAAELLQDYMLTLRTKLSSQEIQQFAALLHEYRDGALVHEFCINLRQLYGDSRKFLLLGLRPFIPEKDSQHFENFLETIGVKDGRGIITDSFGRYRRAMSSTSTSTSNGNRAAGSSDDQSVPSEGDEWDRMISDISNDIEALGCSMDQDSA; this comes from the exons CCTGGAATCGTGTCGCCGTTCAAGCGCGTCTTCCTCAaaggggagaagagcagagacaAGAAAGCCCACGAGAAGGTGACAGAGCGGCGGCCCCTGCACACGGTGGTGCTGTCCCTGCCGGAGCGCGTGGAGCCCGACAGGCTGCTGAGCGACTACATTGAGAAGGAGGTGAAG tACTTAGGTCAGTTAACGTCCATTCCAGGGTACCTGAACCCGTCCAGTAGGACTGAGATCCTGCACTTCATAGACAATGCAAAG AGAGCCCACCAACTCCCCGGACACCTGACCCAGGAGCACGACGCGGTCATCAGCCTGTCTGCCTACAACGTCAAGCTGGCCTGGAGGGACGGGGAGGACACCATCCTCAGGGTCCCGATCCACGACATCGCCGCTGTGTCCTATGTGCGGGATGACTCCTCGCACCTGGTGGTCCTGAAGACAG CCCAGGACCCCGGCATCTCCCCCAGCCAGAGTCTGTGTGCAGAAAGTTCCAGAGGCCTCGCTACAGGCTCTCTGTCCGAGAGTGGAGTGGGACCAGTGGAGGCGTGCTGCCTGGTGATCCTGGCCACAGAGAGCAAG GTGGCCGCGGAGGAGCTGTGCTCCCTGCTGGGGCAGGTCTTCCAGATCGTGTACACAGAGTCCACCATCGACTTTCTGGACAGAGCCATATTTGATGGGGCCTCGACACCCACCCACCACCTATCCCTCCACAGTG ACGACTCTTCCACCAAGGTGGACATGAAGGAGCCGTACGAGACGGACGCCAGCACCTT CCCCTTCCCCGAGTGTGTGCCCACGGTGCCCCATGCCAAGACGGTCAGCGAGAGCGAGCTGAGCGCCACGGCTGCGGAGCTGCTGCAGGACTACATGCTCACG CTGCGCACCAAGCTGTCCTCGCAGGAGATCCAGCAGTTTGCGGCGCTGCTGCACGAGTACCGTGACGGGGCCTTGGTGCACGAGTTCTGCATCAACCTGCGGCAGCTCTATGGGGACAGCCGCAAGTTTCTGCTGCTGG GTCTGCGGCCCTTCATCCCCGAGAAGGACAGCCAGCACTTTGAGAACTTCCTTGAGACCATCGGGGTGAAGGACGGCCGTGGCATCATCACGGACAGCTTTGGCCGGTACCGGCGGGCAATGagctccacctccacctccacctccaacGGGAACAGGGCGGCGGGCAGCTCCGACGACCAGTCCGTGCCCTCCGAGGGGGACGAGTGGGACCGCATGATCTCAGACATCAGCAACGACATTGAGGCGCTGGGCTGCAGCATGGACCAGGACTCGGCCTGA
- the NACAD gene encoding NAC-alpha domain-containing protein 1, with amino-acid sequence MEGGPSPGPPEVQPTEGPVPATLEPRIVMGEETCQAHSLPQAALPALRDQEGGPASLSPPSTLCSQGDLPVPFPALGTDSYFTPPSTPSEPPVLLLGPGPHREAQAEPEEAGDSPPTSPSGSYITADGDSWASSPSCSLSMPASAEGLDAPSSWGFSPPGSEAHEQELPPPGSPGPPSPESSLSADSSSSWDQEGHFFELNFLANDPMIPAALLPFRGSLIFQVEAVEVTPLPPEEEEEEEQEEEEEEQVAPAPGRDQAGEDDDDSTFASSLQSLSDLSITEGVDEAFAFRDDTSAASSDPDSASYAGAEDERLYSGEPHAQHTALLQDGPGVSKEEADMELSPEALALHAPEEGSGLTGVTTQARQQEAGSTARATPVPTVTPQPRQEGAGTTLGHEPRAEPWTVQGEAGPIPSPDTLQDLKEDSGLEPLLREEDHISPQDPVPAATPVPLWGAGVPSSQEPANAASPHALQTDAGCTAGTEPMATMAKQDGGRASALKPAVEEDAGHTGDPEPPALDQTQEGGPEQAADGGTPWASHADAGPSKPSSETPDTPEPTTDCPDIPKLASGALDTPEPAADFQDHSHPPTETLDPPDSPNPAMEVPDSPKPTAKILDHPHTPTEVLDPPDLPKEAVELLEPPSEILDSPEPTMEIQNPLCLPTEALEPLDFLGTSKAVLELPDTPEPAAEIQDPLQQPMESLGPPDLPKEALGCPKIALEILEPLHPPTEALDSPKEAPNSPEPTSGGEEVAESLLAPSEEACPDARLPAGEGDEPHSAPKEAPGAENQEGGGLEPSPQGTGKAPGSSCPKDDLAQPQSPVEDGGATLGPRLQSAVASKSPSRPVPRLGKDCPEEPAPMSPLPSPRPEPVRGPGSEGQAQAALETLSPPTPPPKDKPPTPEPPTPSPLTGAAPPPTAPLVPCPCQGPWEGWVEGKEPRGSLDPPSPQAGAPQPAAAFSGTMHPPRARQPINLQPPSLILSPKAAPTGGTHAKDPALWTPPPCQVPPGSGPRSPARPHGLLATEQQDDPDSLEDESSRAPGSSQHSDSHEESSAELGEPDLSGPQAVQCPTQAPASGGEETVAKAKQSRSEKKARKAMSKLGLRQIQGVTRITIQKSKNILFVIAKPDVFKSPASDTYVVFGEAKIEDLSQQVHRAAAEKFKVPTEPSTLVPESTPGPRVRPECEEDEGEEEVDEAGLELRDIELVMAQANVSRAKAVRALRDNQSDIVNAIMELTM; translated from the exons ATGGAGGGTGGCCCCAGTCCAGGGCCCCCTGAGGTCCAGCCCACCGAGGGGCCTGTCCCAGCTACCCTGGAGCCACGGATTGTGATGGGGGAGGAGACGTGCCAGGCACACTCACTGCCCCAGGCAGCCCTGCCAGCGCTCAGGGACCAGGAGGGTGGGCCCGCCAGCCTGAGCCCACCCTCCACGTTGTGTTCTCAGGGTGACCTTCCTGTGCCTTTCCCTGCCCTGGGCACCGACTCCTACTTCACGCCTCCCTCAACGCCCAGCGAGCCCCCTGTGCTGCTGCTGGGCCCTGGACCCCACAGGGAGGCCCAGGCTGAGCCAGAGGAGGCAGGGGACTCGCCGCCCACTTCGCCATCGGGCTCCTACATCACTGCGGACGGCGACAGCTGGGCCTCGTCCCCGTCCTGCTCCCTGAGCATGCCGGCCTCGGCCGAGGGGCTGGATGCACCCTCGAGCTGGGGCTTCTCCCCGCCAGGATCTGAGGCCCATGAGCAAGAGCTGCCCCCTCCAGGGTCTCCAGGGCCCCCATCCCCCGAGTCCAGCCTCTCTGCGGACAGCAGCTCTTCCTGGGACCAGGAGGGTCACTTCTTCGAGCTGAATTTCCTGGCCAATGACCCCATGATCCCGGCCGCCCTTCTGCCTTTCCGGGGCAGCCTGATCTTccaggtggaggctgtggaggtGACGCCGCTGCcccccgaggaggaggaggaggaggagcaggaggaagaggaggaggagcaggtggcTCCAGCCCCAGGCAGGGACCAGGCTGGCGAGGATGATGATGACAGCACCTTCGCCTCCTCCCTGCAGTCGCTGTCAGACCTGTCCATAACGGAGGGCGTGGATGAGGCCTTCGCCTTCCGGGATGACACCTCCGCCGCCTCCTCTGACCCCGACTCGGCCTCCTACGCTGGGGCGGAAGACGAGAGGCTATACAGCGGGGAGCCCCACGCACAGCACACCGCCCTGCTGCAGGACGGCCCTGGGGTGTCCAAGGAGGAGGCAGACATGGAGCTGTCCCCTGAGGCCCTGGCCCTGCACGCTCCGGAGGAAGGCTCAGGCCTCACAGGGGTGACCACTCAGGCCCGGCAACAAGAGGCAGGCTCCACCGCTAGAGCAACGCCCGTCCCCACGGTCACACCTCAGCCCCGGCAGGAGGGGGCCGGCACCACCTTAGGCCATGAGCCCAGGGCAGAACCCTGGACCGTGCAGGGGGAGGCAGGCCCCATACCCAGCCCAGACACTCTGCAAGACCTGAAGGAAGACTCGGGCCTGGAGCCCCTGCTGAGAGAAGAGGACCACATCTCACCCCAGGACCCTGTCCCTGCGGCCACACCTGTGCCCCTTTGGGGTGCAGGCGTGCCCTCGAGCCAGGAGCCTGCCAATGCAGCCAGCCCTCATGCCCTGCAGACAGATGCAGGCTGTACCGCAGGGACCGAGCCCATGGCCACCATGGCCAAGCAGGACGGAGGCAGAGCCTCAGCACTGAAGCCTGCGGTTGAGGAGGATGCAGGCCACACTGGAGACCCAGAGCCTCCGGCCTTGGACCAGACCCAAGAGGGTGGCCCCGAGCAGGCTGCAGATGGCGGGACACCCTGGGCCTCCCATGCAGACGCAGGCCCCTCCAAACCCTCCTCAGAGACCCCAGACACCCCTGAGCCCACCACAGATTGCCCGGATATACCTAAACTTGCCTCGGGGGCCCTGGATACCCCTGAGCCGGCTGCGGACTTCCAGGACCACTCACATCCCCCCACGGAGACCCTGGACCCACCAGACTCCCCAAACCCTGCCATGGAGGTTCCAGACAGCCCCAAGCCCACCGCAAAGATCCTAgaccacccccacacccccacagaGGTGCTGGACCCCCCAGACCTCCCCAAGGAGGCTGTGGAGCTACTCGAGCCTCCCTCGGAGATCCTGGACTCCCCTGAGCCTACCATGGAGATCCAAAACCCCCTGTGCCTCCCCACGGAGGCCCTAGAACCCCTGGACTTTCTGGGTACTTCCAAGGCTGTCTTGGAGCTCCCAGATACCCCTGAACCTGCTGCAGAGATCCAAGACCCCCTACAGCAGCCCATGGAGTCCCTGGGCCCCCCAGACCTCCCCAAAGAGGCCCTGGGTTGCCCCAAGATTGCTTTGGAGATCCTGGAACCCCTGCATCCCCCCACAGAGGCCCTGGACTCCCCCAAAGAGGCCCCAAACTCCCCTGAGCCTACATCTGGTGGGGAGGAAGTAGCTGAAAGCCTGCTGGCACCCAGCGAGGAAGCTTGTCCCGATGCCCGCCTGCCTGCTGGTGAAGGAGACGAGCCTCACTCAGCCCCAAAGGAGGCCCCCGGGGCAGAGAACCAGGAGGGTGGAGGCCTGGAGCCATCACCCCAGGGCACTGGGAAGGCTCCTGGGAGCAGCTGTCCCAAGGATGACCTGgcgcagccccagagcccagtaGAGGATGGAGGGGCCACCCTGGGGCCCAGGCttcagtctgctgtggcctcaAAGTCCCCATCGAGGCCTGTGCCCAGGTTGGGCAAGGACTGTCCTGAAGAGCCTGCCCCCATGTCTCCACTGCCCTCCCCTCGGCCAGAGCCCGTACGAGGCCCAGGCAGTGAAGGGCAGGCCCAGGCGGCACTCGAAACCCTCAGCCCCCCCACACCGCCACCCAAAGACAAGCCCCCGACCCCTGAGCCCcccactcccagtcccctcacagGGGCGGCCCCGCCTCCCACAGCACCCCTTGTCCCCTGCCCTTGCCAAGGTCCCTGGGAAGGCTGGGTGGAAGGCAAGGAGCCCCGGGGCTCTCTGGACCCCCCATCACCCCAGGCAGGAGCCCCACAGCCAGCGGCTGCCTTCTCAGGAACCATGCACCCCCCCAGGGCCAGGCAGCCCATCAACCTCCAGCCCCCATCCCTCATCCTCAGCCCCAAGGCAGCCCCCACTGGGGGCACCCATGCCAAAGACCCAGCCTTGTGGACCCCACCCCCCTGCCAAGTGCCTCCTGGCTCTGGGCCCCGGAGCCCTGCCCGCCCTCACGGGCTCCTGGCTACCGAGCAGCAGGACGACCCGGACAGTCTGGAGGACG agtcGTCCCGCGCTCCCGGCTCCAGCCAGCACTCGGACAGCCATGAGGAGTCATCAGCAGAGCTGGGGGAGCCGGACCTCTCAGGACCCCAGGCCGTGCAGTGCCCGACCCAG GCCCCGGCCAGCGGCGGGGAGGAGACCGTGGCCAAAGCCAAGCAGAGCCGCAGTGAGAAGAAAGCCCGGAAG GCCATGTCCAAGCTGGGCTTGAGGCAGATCCAAGGTGTCACCAGGATCACCATCCAGAAGTCCAAGAACATCCTCTTTGTCATCGCCAAGCCTGACGTCTTCAAGAGCCCGGCCTCAGACACCTACGTGGTCTTTGGGGAGGCCAAG ATCGAAGACCTGTCCCAGCAAGTGCACAGAGCTGCCGCTGAGAAGTTCAAGGTGCCCACGGAGCCCTCCACCCTGGTCCCCGAGTCCACTCCGGGACCACGGGTGAGACCAGAGTGCGAGGAGGACGAGGGCGAGGAAGAG GTGGACGAGGCGGGCCTGGAGCTACGGGACATTGAGCTGGTCATGGCGCAGGCCAATGTGTCCAGGGCCAAGGCCGTGAGAGCCCTGAGGGACAACCAGAGCGACATTGTCAACGCCATCATG GAGCTGACAATGTAG
- the TBRG4 gene encoding FAST kinase domain-containing protein 4, with product MAACLVKRCTCLLREATRLASAGSPVGQLRLARVAHRTLTSSAASPSSCFPGSLSQHVEREQAFTHYPERQEVDELIEKATQPEEVLELLGGGHCLHQNHGALMLIHLARLLAEKPEGKASLIQDARFQQLLHLVNSQITAVWHGTLVKLLRSLYVLALPAASKELRSVEQEVRWRLRRLRYKHLVFLAESSTAYMQERGSQELLAELLVHLERRWAEIEDGRTLVAIMTKTGHLSESLMNRLEDKCLELVEQFGPEELRKVLVALAAHNRRSVPLLRAISYHLVQKPFPLTKGVLLDLAYAYGRLGFHQTQVFQRLAADLLPHTPSLSSGEVARCTKSFAFLKWLNLPLFEAFAQHTLSRAQSISVPHLCNMLLAFARLNFRPEQEDQFFSLVHEKLGAQLAGLDPSLQVDVLWALCVLQQARGAQLQAVLHPSFHTQFLGARSPKGQSTFQKLVHVNATAQLEHPEYTGPLLPAAALVPRPSAPDRKVTPLQKELQETLKGLLGGADRGCFLVPTQYGWVLDAEVLLDPDGQFLPLRDFVAPHLAPPSGGQPLPPGAKRLAFLRWEFPNFNSRSKDLLGRFVLARRHVRAAGFLVADVPYYEWLELKSEWQKGAYLKDKIRKAVAEELAK from the exons ATGGCAGCTTGCCTGGTGAAACGGTGCACGTGCCTCCTGAGAGAGGCCACTCGCCTCGCCTCTGCTGGGTCTCCAGTTGGCCAGCTGAGACTGGCCAGGGTAGCCCATAGGACTCTGACTTCCTCTGCTGCCTCACCCAGTTCCTGCTTCCCAGGTTCCTTGTCACAGCATGTGGAGAGGGAACAGGCGTTTACCCACTACCCAGAGCGCCAGGAGGTGGACGAGCTCATCGAGAAGGCCACTCAGCCAGAGGAGGTCCTGGAGCTGCTCGGTGGTGGCCACTGCCTGCACCAGAACCATGGCGCCCTCATGCTCATCCATCTCGCCCGCCTGCTGGCGGAGAAGCCAGAGGGTAAAGCCTCGCTCATACAGGATGCCCGCTTTCAGCAACTTCTCCATCTCGTCAACAGTCAG ATCACCGCGGTCTGGCACGGGACCCTCGTGAAGCTGCTTCGGAGCCTCTACGTGCTGGCCCTCCCCGCGGCCTCCAAGGAGCTGCGGTCAGTGGAGCAGGAGGTGCGCTGGCGGCTGCGCAGACTCAGGTACAAGCACCTGGTCTTCCTGGCTGAGTCCAGCACGGCCTACATGCAAGAGCGGGGCTCCCAGGAGCTGCTGGCCGAGCTGCTGGTGCACCTGGAGCGGCGCTGGGCGGAGATCGAGGACGGCCGCACGCTGGTGGCCATCATGACGAAGACGGGGCACCTCTCAGAGTCACTGATGAACCGCCTGGAGGACAAG TGCCTGGAGCTGGTGGAGCAGTTTGGCCCTGAAGAGCTGCGGAAGGTGCTGGTGGCACTGGCAGCTCATAACCGGCGGTCGGTGCCCTTGCTGCGGGCCATCTCTTACCACCTGGTCCAGAAGCCCTTCCCCCTGACCAAAGGCGTCCTCCTGGACCTGGCCTACGCCTATG GCAGACTTGGCTTCCACCAGACCCAGGTGTTCCAGCGCCTGGCCGCCGACCTGCTGCCCCACACGCCCAGCCTCTCGTCCGGCGAGGTGGCCCGATGCACCAAGTCCTTCGCCTTCCTCAAGTGGCTCAACCTACCCCTGTTTgaggcctttgcccag CACACCCTGAGCAGAGCCCAGAGCATCAGTGTGCCGCACCTCTGCAACATGCTCCTGGCCTTCGCTCGGCTGAACTTCCGTCCAGAGCAAGAGGACCAGTTCTTCAGCCTG GTGCACGAGAAGCTGGGGGCTCAGCTGGCGGGCCTGGACCCGTCCCTGCAGGTGGACGTGCTCTGGGCCCTGTGTGTGCTGCAGCAGGCCCGGGGGGCCCAGCTCCAGGCCGTGCTGCACCCCTCCTTTCACACCCAGTTCCTCG GTGCCAGGTCCCCGAAGGGTCAGAGTACCTTCCAGAAGCTCGTCCACGTCAACGCCACTGCCCAGCTGGAGCACCCTGAGTACACGGGCCCCCTGCTGCCAGCCGCAGCCTTGGTCCCCAGGCCCTCGGCCCCTGACAGGAAGGTGACACCCCTGCAGAAGGAGCTTCAGGAGACCCTGAAGGGACTGCTGGGGGGTGCCGACCGGGGCTGCTTCCTGGTGCCGACCCAGTACGGCTGGGTTCTAG ATGCTGAGGTGCTGCTGGACCCTGATGGCCAGttcctgcccctgagggacttcGTGGCCCCTCATCTCGCCCCGCCCTCTGGGGGCCAGCCACTGCCCCCTGGGGCCAAGAG GCTGGCTTTCCTGCGCTGGGAGTTCCCCAACTTCAACAGCCGAAGCAAAGACCTCCTTGGGCGCTTTGTGCTGGCCCGGCGCCACGTGCGGGCCGCCGGCTTCCTGGTGGCGGAC GTCCCCTACTACGAGTGGCTGGAGCTCAAGTCTGAGTGGCAGAAAGGCGCCTACCTCAAGGACAAGATACGGAAAGCGGTGGCAGAGGAGCTGGCCAAGTGA